Proteins encoded within one genomic window of Amycolatopsis nigrescens CSC17Ta-90:
- a CDS encoding NADP-dependent oxidoreductase: protein MKAAAFTEPGPPEVLRLTELPDPQAGPGEVRVRVKAAGVQPYDAAVRGGWEPPGLKLGWPRVPGNEFAGVVDQLGDGVTGVRKGTEVLGFTAVQAYAEYVVVPAENITPKPANMPWEVAGGFSAGAQTAHIALGELGIGEGDTLLVHAAAGSVGTIAVQLAKLRGATVIGTASEANQDYLRELGAIPIVYGDGLLDRVLAAAPGGVHAALDGAGGAALEVSLELVKDRQRILTLFEHDKAAGLGIKVIPAGRTAARLAELAQLHAEGKLRFHVRRTLPLEQAAEAHREIETGHGRGKIVLSVF from the coding sequence ATGAAGGCCGCCGCGTTCACCGAGCCAGGACCACCCGAGGTGCTGCGCCTGACCGAACTGCCCGATCCACAGGCCGGGCCGGGGGAGGTGCGGGTGCGGGTGAAGGCCGCCGGGGTGCAGCCGTACGACGCGGCGGTGCGGGGCGGCTGGGAGCCGCCCGGGCTGAAGCTGGGCTGGCCGAGGGTGCCGGGCAACGAGTTCGCCGGGGTGGTGGACCAGCTCGGCGACGGGGTGACCGGCGTGCGCAAGGGCACCGAGGTGCTCGGGTTCACCGCGGTCCAGGCCTACGCGGAATACGTCGTCGTCCCGGCCGAGAACATCACGCCGAAACCGGCGAACATGCCGTGGGAGGTGGCCGGCGGCTTCAGCGCGGGCGCGCAGACCGCGCATATCGCGTTGGGGGAGTTGGGAATTGGGGAGGGTGACACCCTGCTCGTGCACGCCGCGGCCGGTTCGGTCGGCACGATCGCCGTGCAACTGGCCAAGCTGCGGGGCGCCACGGTGATCGGCACCGCGAGCGAGGCCAACCAGGACTACCTCCGCGAACTGGGTGCCATCCCGATCGTCTACGGCGACGGGCTGCTCGACCGGGTGCTGGCCGCCGCGCCGGGCGGGGTGCACGCCGCACTGGACGGGGCCGGGGGAGCGGCGCTGGAAGTCTCGCTCGAACTGGTCAAGGACCGCCAGCGCATCCTCACCCTCTTCGAACACGACAAGGCCGCAGGGCTGGGCATCAAGGTCATCCCGGCCGGCCGGACCGCGGCCAGGCTGGCCGAGCTGGCGCAACTGCACGCGGAGGGCAAGCTGCGGTTCCACGTGCGCAGGACGCTGCCGTTGGAGCAGGCGGCCGAGGCGCACCGCGAGATCGAGACCGGCCACGGCCGGGGCAAGATCGTTCTCTCAGTCTTCTGA
- a CDS encoding phosphatase PAP2 family protein, whose translation MTIGSGVERPGRIAAVAAGSCGVGFVGVYLLFVWTWAGQALDFNVLQGAPALLETADVLRARSWLSYITVYAVAGVVVLVLAIGLLRRRPALAVAGAAVIGVTAVLERVLGDWVLVRPSIIDDPINHGNSFPSGHVAIAMSALFGLLIVVPYAWRGWVALLGSVYVVGVAEMTMTVGWHRLSDAIGGNLLALGVACLALAVLARRDGARTQKLRLSLVAIVPLLGYVVWTVAKGVGPAYGVLSSDKDGFQSSIFQAAGATATVASALTVVAFLVVSEKCCPGNTFHSRA comes from the coding sequence GTGACGATCGGATCAGGGGTGGAGCGGCCGGGGCGGATAGCGGCCGTGGCGGCGGGGAGTTGTGGGGTCGGGTTTGTCGGGGTCTATCTGCTGTTCGTGTGGACGTGGGCGGGGCAGGCGCTCGACTTCAACGTTCTGCAAGGGGCGCCGGCGCTGCTCGAGACCGCGGACGTGCTTCGGGCGAGATCGTGGCTGTCCTATATCACCGTGTATGCCGTGGCCGGAGTGGTCGTTCTGGTTCTGGCCATCGGGCTGTTGCGAAGGCGGCCGGCGCTGGCGGTCGCCGGCGCGGCGGTCATCGGGGTGACGGCGGTGCTCGAGCGCGTGCTCGGTGACTGGGTGCTCGTCCGGCCCTCGATCATCGACGACCCGATCAACCACGGCAACAGTTTCCCCAGCGGGCATGTCGCCATCGCGATGTCGGCGTTGTTCGGGTTGCTGATCGTGGTGCCGTACGCCTGGCGCGGCTGGGTCGCGTTGCTGGGGTCGGTCTACGTGGTCGGGGTCGCGGAGATGACGATGACGGTGGGCTGGCATCGGCTCAGCGACGCCATCGGCGGCAATCTGCTCGCGCTCGGCGTCGCCTGCCTGGCGCTGGCGGTGCTCGCGCGGCGCGACGGCGCGCGGACGCAAAAGCTGCGGTTGAGCCTCGTGGCGATCGTGCCGCTGCTCGGGTATGTGGTCTGGACGGTGGCGAAAGGGGTGGGGCCGGCGTACGGCGTGTTGTCCTCGGACAAGGACGGGTTCCAGTCCTCGATCTTCCAGGCCGCGGGTGCCACCGCGACGGTGGCCAGCGCGCTGACCGTGGTCGCCTTCCTGGTCGTGAGTGAAAAGTGTTGTCCAGGCAACACTTTTCACTCACGAGCTTGA
- a CDS encoding helix-turn-helix domain-containing protein produces the protein MIVDPELGVRNGPEFVALMTELVRLRRLRGVSQRDVAEKMGVHAATVCRMEQGARLEVRVAQVQAYAQALGLRVAMILTPAD, from the coding sequence GTGATCGTTGATCCGGAGCTTGGCGTGCGGAATGGGCCGGAATTCGTGGCGTTGATGACCGAGCTGGTCCGGCTGCGGCGGTTGCGAGGGGTGAGTCAGCGGGACGTGGCGGAGAAGATGGGCGTTCACGCTGCCACGGTGTGCCGGATGGAGCAGGGCGCTCGCCTTGAAGTGCGGGTGGCGCAGGTGCAGGCGTACGCGCAGGCTCTGGGACTGCGGGTTGCGATGATCCTGACACCTGCGGACTGA
- a CDS encoding 1-aminocyclopropane-1-carboxylate deaminase/D-cysteine desulfhydrase — protein sequence MDKLDLRLPSLLVEVHDELLAERQVRLYLKRDDLIHAELPGNKWRKLKYNLEAARAEGASTLLTFGGAYSNHIRAVAAAGHYFNFSTIGVIRGEEHVPLNESLAYAKERGMRLTYMDRATYRQKADAQVIERLRAEFGDFYLVPEGGSNALALRGCRELVDEISVDFDVICCPCGTGGTLAGIASGLRGPQHALGFSVLKGGSFLNDDVASLQVDALGTTTENWSIEQDFHFGGYAKRTDDLRDFMSDFERRHGIALEWIYVAKMMYGLFTLIDAGQFDDGAVIVAVITG from the coding sequence GTGGACAAGTTGGATCTGCGTTTGCCGTCGCTGCTCGTCGAGGTTCACGACGAGCTGCTTGCCGAACGGCAAGTACGGCTGTATCTGAAGCGTGATGATCTGATCCATGCGGAGTTGCCTGGGAACAAGTGGCGGAAACTGAAGTACAACCTCGAAGCAGCACGCGCTGAAGGCGCGTCAACTCTGCTTACTTTCGGCGGTGCGTACTCGAACCATATTCGAGCTGTTGCGGCGGCTGGGCACTACTTCAACTTCAGTACGATTGGCGTTATCCGCGGTGAAGAGCATGTGCCCTTGAATGAGTCGCTTGCCTACGCGAAGGAGCGTGGGATGCGCCTGACGTACATGGATCGGGCGACTTATCGGCAGAAGGCTGACGCTCAAGTAATCGAGCGGTTGCGTGCGGAGTTTGGCGACTTCTACCTTGTGCCGGAGGGTGGAAGTAACGCCCTCGCGCTGCGCGGTTGCCGAGAGCTTGTGGACGAAATCTCGGTCGACTTCGACGTAATATGCTGCCCGTGTGGAACGGGTGGAACCTTGGCGGGCATCGCCAGCGGGCTGCGCGGACCGCAGCATGCTCTCGGTTTCTCTGTGCTCAAAGGTGGCTCGTTCTTGAATGATGACGTGGCGAGCCTGCAGGTCGATGCCCTTGGAACTACTACAGAGAACTGGTCAATCGAACAGGACTTCCATTTTGGTGGTTACGCCAAGCGTACCGATGATTTGCGGGACTTCATGTCCGACTTCGAGCGTCGACATGGGATTGCGCTAGAGTGGATCTATGTCGCAAAGATGATGTATGGACTGTTCACGCTGATTGATGCGGGTCAATTCGATGACGGTGCGGTGATTGTTGCGGTAATCACTGGCTAG
- the lpdA gene encoding dihydrolipoyl dehydrogenase, with amino-acid sequence MSAHFDVVVLGAGPGGYVAAVRAAQLGLKTAIVEEKYWGGVCLNVGCIPSKALLRNAELAHLVNHEAATFGIQVQGQVSFDYGAAFDRSRSVADGRVKGVHFLMKKNKITEYDGRGTFTDANTLRVGDETITFDHCIIAAGATTKTLPGTSLSDRVVTYEEQILERDLPESIVIAGAGAIGVEFAYVLHNYGVKVTIVEFLDRMVPLEDAEVSKELARRYKKLGIEVLTSTKVEAIDESGPKVLVTVSRGGDQQVIEADKVLQAIGFQPRVEGYGLENTGVELTDRGAINIDGRCRTNVPHIFAIGDVTAKLMLAHAAESMGIIAAETIGDAETMELDYVMIPRATYCQPQIASFGWTEEQAREKGFDVKVAKFPFTANGKAHGLGEPVGFVKIISDDTHGELLGAHLIGPEVTELLPELTLAQQWDLTVHEIARNVHAHPTLGEAVKEAIHGLAGHMINM; translated from the coding sequence ATGAGTGCACACTTCGACGTGGTGGTGCTGGGCGCTGGACCCGGCGGTTATGTCGCGGCGGTCCGGGCCGCGCAGCTCGGCCTGAAGACGGCGATCGTGGAGGAGAAGTACTGGGGAGGCGTCTGCCTGAACGTCGGCTGTATCCCGTCGAAGGCGCTGCTGCGCAACGCGGAGCTGGCGCACCTGGTCAACCACGAGGCGGCGACCTTCGGGATCCAGGTCCAGGGGCAGGTCAGCTTCGACTACGGCGCCGCGTTCGACCGCAGCCGGTCGGTGGCCGATGGCCGGGTCAAGGGCGTGCACTTCCTGATGAAGAAGAACAAGATCACCGAGTACGACGGCCGCGGCACCTTCACCGACGCGAACACTCTGCGGGTCGGCGACGAGACGATCACCTTCGACCACTGCATCATCGCGGCCGGCGCGACCACGAAGACGCTCCCGGGAACCTCGCTCAGTGATCGGGTGGTCACCTACGAGGAGCAGATCCTGGAGCGGGACCTGCCGGAGAGCATCGTGATCGCCGGCGCCGGCGCGATCGGCGTCGAGTTCGCGTATGTGCTGCACAACTACGGCGTCAAGGTGACCATCGTCGAGTTCCTGGACCGGATGGTGCCGCTGGAGGACGCCGAGGTGTCCAAGGAGCTGGCGCGCCGGTACAAGAAGCTGGGGATCGAGGTGCTCACCTCGACCAAGGTGGAGGCCATCGACGAGTCCGGCCCGAAGGTGCTGGTCACGGTCTCTCGCGGTGGCGACCAGCAGGTCATCGAAGCGGACAAGGTGCTGCAGGCCATCGGCTTCCAGCCCCGCGTGGAAGGCTATGGGCTGGAGAACACCGGCGTCGAGCTGACCGACCGCGGCGCCATCAACATCGACGGTCGCTGCCGGACGAACGTGCCGCACATCTTCGCGATCGGCGACGTCACGGCGAAGCTGATGCTCGCGCACGCCGCCGAGTCCATGGGCATCATCGCCGCCGAAACCATCGGCGACGCGGAGACCATGGAACTCGACTACGTCATGATCCCGCGCGCGACGTACTGTCAGCCGCAGATCGCCAGCTTCGGCTGGACCGAAGAGCAGGCGCGCGAAAAGGGCTTCGACGTCAAGGTCGCCAAGTTCCCCTTCACCGCCAACGGCAAAGCACATGGTCTCGGCGAACCCGTCGGCTTCGTCAAGATCATCAGCGACGACACCCACGGCGAACTCCTCGGCGCGCACCTCATCGGCCCCGAGGTCACGGAACTGTTGCCCGAACTCACCCTCGCCCAGCAATGGGACCTCACCGTCCACGAAATCGCCCGCAACGTCCACGCCCACCCCACCCTCGGCGAAGCCGTCAAGGAAGCCATCCACGGCCTAGCCGGCCACATGATCAACATGTAA
- a CDS encoding M20 family metallopeptidase, producing the protein MSAKSLSTWCRNELGELLGDLEMLVRHESPSTGKALLDNTADSIEAWLSERLGPPAGWTRHAQAEHGDVLVATYPGTGKPVLLIGHYDTVWPAGTLAEWPFTVHDGAATGPGVYDMKAGLVTGVWALRALRALNLPCPPVTFLFTGDEELGSPKSRPYIEKTARDCAAALVLEPGVGWDLKAERKGVGVFNLSTTGIEAHAGNDPEAGASAVHALAEIVCRLVEAADPGAGTTINVGTITGGTARNVIAGEASCLIDIRISREDEARRIDEVFAGLRATDPRVRVRLAGEWNRPPMRLTPASKELFDQADQVATELRAPLEPISVGGGSDANFVAALGVPVLDGLGCSGAGAHARHEHVLVGDIPDRVALVAGLLHRMA; encoded by the coding sequence TTGTCTGCGAAGTCGTTGTCCACCTGGTGCCGGAACGAACTTGGCGAACTGCTCGGAGACCTCGAGATGCTGGTGCGGCACGAGTCGCCGAGCACCGGGAAAGCGTTGCTGGACAACACCGCCGACTCGATCGAGGCATGGCTGTCCGAGCGGCTCGGCCCGCCCGCCGGGTGGACCCGGCACGCGCAGGCGGAGCACGGCGACGTGCTGGTGGCGACCTATCCCGGCACCGGGAAACCCGTGCTGCTGATCGGCCACTACGACACGGTGTGGCCGGCGGGCACGCTGGCCGAGTGGCCGTTCACCGTGCACGACGGCGCTGCGACCGGGCCGGGCGTGTACGACATGAAGGCGGGCCTCGTCACCGGGGTGTGGGCGCTGCGGGCACTGCGCGCGTTGAACCTGCCGTGCCCGCCGGTGACCTTCCTGTTCACCGGCGACGAAGAGCTGGGCAGCCCGAAATCCCGGCCGTACATCGAAAAGACGGCCCGCGACTGCGCCGCCGCGCTGGTGCTCGAACCGGGAGTGGGCTGGGATCTCAAGGCCGAACGCAAGGGCGTGGGCGTCTTCAACCTCTCCACCACCGGCATCGAGGCGCACGCCGGCAACGACCCCGAGGCCGGTGCCAGCGCGGTGCACGCCCTCGCCGAGATCGTCTGCCGGCTCGTCGAAGCGGCGGACCCCGGTGCCGGCACCACGATCAATGTGGGCACGATCACCGGCGGTACGGCGCGAAATGTCATCGCGGGCGAGGCGAGCTGCCTGATCGACATCCGGATCAGCCGGGAGGACGAGGCACGCCGCATCGACGAGGTCTTCGCCGGGCTGCGGGCCACGGACCCGCGCGTGCGGGTTCGGCTGGCGGGGGAGTGGAACCGCCCGCCGATGCGGCTCACGCCGGCGAGCAAGGAGCTGTTCGACCAGGCCGATCAGGTCGCCACCGAGCTGCGTGCGCCACTCGAGCCGATCAGCGTCGGCGGCGGCAGCGACGCGAACTTCGTCGCCGCGCTGGGCGTTCCGGTGCTCGACGGCCTCGGCTGCAGCGGCGCGGGCGCGCACGCCCGGCACGAGCACGTCCTCGTCGGCGACATCCCGGACCGGGTCGCGCTCGTCGCCGGTCTGCTGCACCGGATGGCGTAG